In Arachis hypogaea cultivar Tifrunner chromosome 17, arahy.Tifrunner.gnm2.J5K5, whole genome shotgun sequence, a single window of DNA contains:
- the LOC140180484 gene encoding protein FAR-RED IMPAIRED RESPONSE 1-like has translation MKEKNQNFFSELNLKGDQCIKHAFWADARSKAAFEYFGDVVSFDTTYNTNMYNLVLGSFIGVNHHGQSTLLGCALIKNEDIQSFKWLFECWLHCMGGKAPKGILTDQCASIHRAIELCMPTTIHRWCIWHIMKKIPSKLNGYKGHIDIEQKMSHVVWNSYTKDAFDRN, from the exons atgaaagagaagaaccaaaattTCTTCTCCGAGCTCAACCTTAAAGGCGATCAGTGCATTAAACATGCATTCTGGGCTGATGCAAGAAGCAAGGCTGcatttgagtatttcggagacgtggtttcatttgacaccacctataATACAAACAT GTACAATTTGGTTTTAGGTTCTTTTATTGGCGTGAATCACCATGGCCAGTCTACACTTCTTGGATGTGCGCTGATAAAAAATGAGGAcattcaatcattcaaatggctatTTGAGTGTTGGTTACATTGCATGGGAGGGAAggcaccaaaaggcattcttactGATCAATGCGCATCGATTCATAGGGCAATTGAGCTatgcatgccaacaacaattcatcgCTGGTGTatctggcacatcatgaagaagatcccaAGCAAACTAAACGGCTACAAGGGACACATTGATATTGAACAAAagatgagccatgttgtttggaactcgtaCACAAAAGATGCATTTGACAGAAACTAG